One Pleurodeles waltl isolate 20211129_DDA chromosome 3_2, aPleWal1.hap1.20221129, whole genome shotgun sequence genomic window carries:
- the LOC138286735 gene encoding lysophosphatidic acid receptor 3-like, whose protein sequence is MKNSYLKCNDSEINIWSNPQVVLALGIPQMIINLVALIVNGSVIITIVSSRNLHRPIFILFCNLALSDLLVSSSGFWISLLFIKDPEHTIFGSKELLHAYTLYGLSILSAIYNLVSIGIERYLAVRGSLRLQCRVSKKQVLSAAVANWAVSIVFGCLPLMGWNCLKKERRGSMSTLYSPFCIDYLIFLTVPNFAVVLFLPLFSYIGIIVILKKQKSILGESGQLLATYKAAEIQVVKTCVFIWALTMVSYTPFLGGVMWDAAHTSCPEDLQANVFVFRNLTAMMIVLNSLGNPIIYTLKFKTLGNNLMFLKCQSSHRIEVQTVQNV, encoded by the coding sequence ATGAAGAACAGCTATTTAAAATGTAACGACAGCGAAATTAACATCTGGAGCAACCCTCAGGTGGTGCTTGCACTGGGCATCCCCCAGATGATTATCAACCTTGTGGCATTGATCGTGAATGGGTCTGTCATCATCACCATTGTGTCTTCCCGGAACCTGCACCGTCCCATCTTCATCCTTTTCTGTAACCTGGCTCTCTCTGACCTGCTGGTGAGCTCCTCCGGTTTCTGGATCTCGCTTCTCTTCATCAAAGACCCGGAGCACACCATTTTTGGCTCCAAGGAGCTGCTCCACGCCTACACCTTATATGGCTTGTCCATCTTGTCTGCCATCTACAACTTGGTGAGCATAGGCATCGAGCGCTATttggcggtcagggggagcctgcgCCTGCAGTGCCGGGTCTCGAAGAAGCAGGTTCTGTCCGCTGCTGTTGCCAACTGGGCTGTCTCTATCGTCTTTGGATGCCTGCCGCTTATGGGTTGGAACTGCCTGAAAAAGGAGAGAAGGGGAAGCATGTCTACTTTGTACAGCCCTTTTTGCATTGACTACTTGATTTTCCTCACTGTTCCTAATTTTGCTGTTGTCCTCTTCTTGCCTCTCTTTTCCTACATAGGCATCATCGTCATACTGAAGAAGCAGAAGTCTATCTTGGGGGAATCTGGACAGTTGTTGGCCACCTACAAGGCAGCTGAAATCCAGGTGGTGAAGACCTGTGTCTTCATCTGGGCTCTCACCATGGTCTCCTACACCCCGTTCCTTGGaggggtcatgtgggatgcagcccacacctcctgcccagaggacctccaggctaatGTCTTCGTCTTCAGAAACCTCACTGCCATGATGATCGTCCTCAACTCCCTGGGCAACCCGATAATCTACACTCTCAAGTTCAAAACTTTGG